In Streptomyces sp. NBC_00414, a single window of DNA contains:
- a CDS encoding SpoIIE family protein phosphatase — translation MTTGLHPGGAPQDPRPTENQLLPRQGRVGHGALPADDRTRSYVITARAAASFDPVGRSVATARSFVRDTLQGWGFADIVDDAVVLTSELVTNAVVHAGTSADVLCLRSDDGVRIEVADHYPEREIPLQGNALNMGNPDREGGRGLQLCAALAGRWGVEYTPTRKQVWFQLNLPDRAVGTRTAGPALPSHLLPLADGRVRVAVVQIDRTGAINAWNEDAEELFGYPAEQVIGKPLTDLAAWPQTPGTSTGIVEALKLSRWEGSYGLRGANGRVTPVYASHLRVRDTGGEPSTVCLLVRDHERAVLQTPLRVSATDTTTSSEGHASDPFEVFIGSPAPDDLDGLLQRTVERARDMLDGDSAFLLLATDDETELEVRASTGLPSARQRFARVPVEAGTGRYGSARMPAVHEDLTAVPGAVPLLSGTGMRSVVTVPLKVEGRLTGSLGVAAESPGRYSNEEALRLQFAADRIALAVESARLGELERLRRGSLSFLVEASDLLAGTLDRDQTLALMAQMTVPTLATWCAVYTIADQSSDPYLSYVLHEDEERIDGLKALLSKIAPPDPVPTPGARVWAAPAEAAHQAALRTSMRSLGLGEPATVSSGIGTTLATAGAVGGETVVLPLVARNRVIGMLTLGKPTDEHFRQEILELAEDLSRRAALALDNARLYSERTAISQSLQRSLLPPELPHIEGVEVEVIYRAAGEGNEVGGDFYDLFPIRDGAYGFAIGDVCGTGPEAAAVTGLARHALRLLAREGYGGPAVLERLNSAILDEGARSRFLTLLYGELWPQEDGSALLKVVCAGHPLPLRLRPDGTVEPAAEPQPLLGVMDDLELYEQEVTLDPGDVLLCVTDGVTERREGTRMLGDDGLADVLTTCTGLTAGAVAARIMRAVERFASDAPSDDMAILAMRVPGLQKD, via the coding sequence ATGACCACCGGACTGCATCCTGGGGGAGCTCCCCAGGATCCCCGGCCGACCGAGAACCAGCTCCTGCCCCGGCAGGGGCGGGTCGGCCACGGAGCCCTGCCCGCCGACGACCGGACAAGGAGTTACGTGATCACCGCGCGCGCGGCTGCCAGCTTCGACCCTGTCGGGCGGTCCGTCGCGACCGCTCGCTCCTTCGTCCGTGACACCCTCCAGGGCTGGGGCTTCGCCGACATCGTCGACGACGCCGTGGTTCTCACCAGCGAGCTGGTCACCAACGCGGTGGTGCACGCCGGCACGTCCGCGGACGTCCTGTGCCTGCGCAGCGACGACGGCGTACGGATCGAGGTGGCGGACCACTACCCGGAACGCGAGATTCCACTCCAGGGGAACGCCCTGAACATGGGCAACCCCGACCGCGAGGGCGGACGCGGCCTCCAGCTCTGTGCCGCCCTGGCCGGCCGCTGGGGTGTCGAGTACACACCCACCCGCAAGCAGGTCTGGTTCCAGCTGAACCTGCCCGACCGCGCGGTGGGCACCCGCACGGCGGGCCCCGCGCTCCCCTCCCACCTGCTCCCCCTCGCCGACGGCCGCGTCCGCGTGGCGGTCGTCCAGATCGACCGCACCGGCGCGATCAACGCCTGGAACGAGGACGCGGAGGAACTCTTCGGCTACCCGGCGGAGCAGGTCATCGGCAAGCCGCTGACCGATCTCGCGGCCTGGCCGCAGACCCCCGGTACCAGCACCGGCATCGTCGAGGCCCTCAAGCTCTCCCGCTGGGAGGGCAGTTACGGCCTGAGAGGCGCCAACGGCCGCGTCACACCCGTATACGCCTCGCACCTGCGCGTGCGGGACACCGGCGGTGAGCCCTCGACCGTCTGTCTCCTGGTACGCGACCACGAACGAGCGGTCCTGCAGACCCCGTTGCGCGTCTCGGCCACGGACACGACCACCAGCTCCGAGGGCCACGCCTCGGACCCCTTCGAGGTCTTCATCGGCTCACCGGCCCCGGACGACCTGGACGGCCTCCTCCAGCGCACGGTGGAGCGCGCCCGCGACATGCTCGACGGCGACTCCGCCTTCCTGCTCCTGGCGACCGACGACGAGACGGAATTGGAGGTACGCGCCTCCACCGGTCTCCCCTCCGCCCGCCAGCGCTTCGCCCGCGTCCCTGTGGAGGCGGGCACCGGCCGCTACGGCTCGGCCCGCATGCCTGCCGTCCACGAGGACCTCACGGCCGTCCCAGGGGCCGTACCGCTCCTCAGTGGCACCGGCATGCGTTCGGTCGTCACCGTCCCTCTCAAGGTCGAGGGAAGACTCACCGGCTCGCTCGGTGTCGCGGCCGAATCACCTGGCCGCTACTCGAACGAGGAGGCCCTGCGTCTCCAGTTCGCCGCCGACCGCATCGCGCTCGCCGTGGAGTCGGCCCGCCTGGGCGAGCTGGAGCGGCTGCGCCGCGGCTCGCTGTCCTTCCTCGTCGAGGCCTCGGACCTCCTCGCGGGCACCCTGGACCGCGACCAGACGCTGGCCCTGATGGCCCAGATGACGGTCCCGACCCTGGCCACCTGGTGCGCCGTGTACACGATCGCGGACCAGTCCTCGGACCCCTACCTCTCGTACGTCCTGCACGAGGACGAGGAACGCATCGACGGCCTCAAGGCCCTCCTCTCCAAGATCGCCCCTCCGGACCCGGTCCCCACCCCGGGCGCCCGCGTCTGGGCCGCCCCCGCGGAGGCCGCACACCAGGCCGCCCTGCGCACCTCCATGCGCAGCCTCGGCCTCGGCGAACCGGCCACGGTCAGCTCCGGCATCGGTACGACGCTGGCGACGGCCGGAGCGGTCGGCGGCGAGACGGTCGTACTCCCCCTGGTGGCCCGCAACCGCGTCATCGGCATGCTGACGCTCGGCAAGCCGACGGACGAGCACTTCCGCCAGGAAATCCTGGAACTGGCCGAGGACCTGAGCCGCCGGGCCGCCCTGGCCCTGGACAACGCGCGCCTGTACTCGGAGCGCACGGCCATCAGCCAGTCGCTCCAGCGCAGCCTCCTGCCCCCGGAACTCCCCCACATCGAGGGCGTGGAGGTCGAGGTCATCTACCGCGCGGCAGGCGAGGGCAACGAAGTCGGCGGCGACTTCTACGACCTCTTCCCCATCCGCGACGGCGCCTACGGCTTCGCCATCGGAGACGTCTGCGGTACGGGACCGGAGGCGGCCGCGGTCACCGGCCTCGCCCGGCACGCGCTGCGCCTGCTGGCCCGCGAGGGGTACGGCGGCCCGGCGGTCCTGGAGCGCCTGAACTCCGCGATCCTCGACGAGGGCGCCCGCAGCCGCTTCCTGACCCTCCTGTACGGCGAGTTGTGGCCCCAGGAGGACGGCTCGGCGCTCCTGAAGGTGGTCTGCGCCGGCCACCCGCTCCCGCTGCGCCTGCGCCCCGACGGCACGGTGGAACCGGCCGCCGAACCGCAGCCGCTCCTCGGCGTGATGGACGACCTGGAGCTGTACGAGCAGGAGGTGACGCTCGATCCGGGAGACGTCCTGCTGTGCGTGACGGACGGCGTCACCGAGCGCCGCGAGGGCACCCGCATGCTGGGCGACGACGGCCTCGCCGATGTCCTCACCACCTGCACGGGTCTGACGGCCGGTGCGGTGGCCGCCCGCATCATGCGCGCGGTCGAGCGTTTCGCGAGCGACGCCCCGTCCGACGACATGGCCATTCTGGCGATGCGCGTCCCGGGTCTGCAGAAGGACTGA
- a CDS encoding DegT/DnrJ/EryC1/StrS family aminotransferase — MLRAAGVGAGDEVIVPAFGNVEVAEAVILAGALPVFVDIDPSTYCLDAAEVEAAVGPRTAAMVAVHRFGRLADMPRLWDLGQRHGLLVLEQGESEAPYAEIEERRAHATYLDGRLRGVRTPERGTGHTYQQYVVRVLGNGRPDRDAFARAVRAKGVECRVPVKTPVHRMPAFRRDVCLPETERAADETLALPVDAKLTKREMQRIVSACNALGGLLQPAF, encoded by the coding sequence ATGCTCAGGGCCGCGGGTGTCGGAGCCGGTGACGAGGTCATCGTGCCGGCGTTCGGAAACGTCGAGGTCGCCGAGGCCGTGATCCTGGCCGGCGCACTGCCGGTCTTCGTGGACATCGATCCGAGTACGTACTGCCTCGACGCCGCCGAAGTGGAGGCGGCTGTCGGGCCGCGGACGGCCGCCATGGTCGCCGTTCACCGCTTCGGGCGGCTCGCAGACATGCCGCGCCTGTGGGACCTCGGCCAGCGGCACGGGCTGCTGGTGCTCGAACAAGGCGAGTCCGAGGCGCCGTACGCCGAGATCGAGGAGCGCAGGGCGCACGCGACCTACCTCGACGGGCGGTTGAGGGGTGTACGGACTCCGGAGCGCGGCACCGGGCACACCTACCAGCAGTACGTCGTGCGGGTGTTGGGGAACGGGCGGCCGGACCGGGACGCCTTCGCGCGGGCCGTGCGGGCCAAGGGCGTCGAGTGCAGGGTGCCGGTGAAGACGCCGGTGCACCGGATGCCCGCGTTCAGGCGGGACGTGTGTCTGCCGGAGACCGAACGGGCCGCCGACGAGACGCTGGCGCTGCCGGTCGACGCGAAGCTGACGAAGCGGGAGATGCAGCGGATCGTGTCCGCGTGCAATGCCCTCGGCGGACTGCTCCAGCCTGCCTTCTAG